The proteins below come from a single Saccharopolyspora sp. SCSIO 74807 genomic window:
- a CDS encoding glycosyltransferase family 39 protein yields the protein MPAPTEQIGTTAPAAPHSAPPFARGPVLLLAGLVTALLLLISSRYGYLSDELYFIAAGKYPDWGYMDQQPLVPLLAAGLDAAFPGSLLALRTPAALVTALGIVLTALITRELGGDRRAQFLAACAYALSPWLLLSGHWLAAATLEPPQWLLLLWLVVRWTRVRSDALLLAAGAVAAVGVQTKFQIALLCFTLVLGVLIAGPREMLKRRLLWTGVGVAAVASAPALAWQAANGWPALDMGRIVDAENARPLFLPTALLYSGVVVGAVLCCLGVWFLLRDEQLRPVRFLAWVSIALLAFYVIAGGRPNYLAGLYGMLFAAAAAGLGNRRARGGRWSWVAWPAYLLSALLPLALLPIYPLPVIARHPQLAAFSRMYETGWPELTETVARSYHALPPDVRERTAIVGESYTVTGAMDALGPRYGLPRVYSPHRGYWFFGVPPDSATAVLYVGSTRPLQRYFAHEQQLDTVRTRLDVVDIAQGIAVTRYDEPVMPWSRLWPLIRAG from the coding sequence GTGCCAGCACCGACCGAGCAGATCGGCACCACCGCACCGGCGGCACCGCACTCGGCACCACCGTTCGCGCGCGGGCCGGTGCTGCTGCTGGCCGGACTCGTCACAGCGTTGTTGCTGCTGATCAGCAGCCGCTACGGGTACCTGTCCGACGAGCTGTACTTCATCGCGGCGGGCAAGTACCCGGACTGGGGCTACATGGACCAGCAGCCGCTGGTGCCGCTGCTGGCCGCCGGGCTCGACGCGGCGTTCCCCGGTTCGCTGCTCGCATTGCGGACTCCGGCCGCACTGGTCACCGCGCTCGGGATCGTGCTCACCGCGCTGATCACGCGCGAGCTGGGCGGCGACCGGCGCGCCCAGTTCCTCGCCGCCTGCGCGTACGCGCTCTCGCCGTGGCTGCTGCTCAGCGGGCATTGGCTGGCCGCGGCGACGCTGGAACCGCCGCAATGGCTGCTGTTGCTGTGGCTGGTGGTGCGCTGGACGCGAGTTCGTTCGGACGCGTTGCTGCTCGCCGCCGGAGCCGTCGCAGCGGTCGGTGTGCAGACCAAGTTCCAGATCGCGCTGCTGTGCTTCACGCTGGTGCTGGGTGTGTTGATCGCCGGACCGCGGGAGATGCTCAAGCGCCGCCTGCTGTGGACGGGAGTCGGCGTCGCGGCCGTCGCCTCCGCACCGGCGTTGGCCTGGCAGGCCGCGAACGGCTGGCCCGCGCTCGACATGGGCCGGATCGTCGACGCTGAGAACGCGCGGCCGCTGTTCCTCCCGACGGCGTTGCTCTATTCCGGAGTGGTCGTCGGCGCGGTGCTGTGCTGCCTCGGGGTGTGGTTCCTGCTGCGGGACGAGCAGCTGCGGCCGGTGCGGTTCCTGGCGTGGGTCTCGATCGCGCTTCTCGCGTTCTACGTGATCGCCGGTGGGAGGCCGAACTACCTCGCCGGGCTCTACGGGATGCTGTTCGCGGCCGCTGCGGCAGGGCTCGGGAACCGGCGGGCGCGCGGCGGGCGATGGTCGTGGGTGGCGTGGCCGGCCTACCTGCTCTCGGCGCTGCTGCCGCTGGCACTGCTGCCGATCTACCCGTTGCCCGTGATCGCGCGGCACCCGCAGCTCGCGGCTTTCAGCAGGATGTACGAGACGGGCTGGCCGGAACTCACCGAGACGGTCGCTCGCAGCTACCACGCGCTACCACCGGACGTTCGGGAACGCACCGCCATCGTCGGCGAGAGCTACACCGTCACCGGGGCCATGGACGCCCTAGGTCCGCGGTACGGGCTGCCCAGGGTGTACAGCCCGCACCGCGGCTACTGGTTCTTCGGCGTTCCCCCGGACAGCGCAACGGCGGTGCTCTACGTGGGCAGCACTCGGCCGTTGCAGCGCTACTTCGCCCATGAGCAGCAGTTGGACACCGTGCGGACCCGGCTCGACGTGGTCGACATCGCGCAAGGCATCGCCGTCACCCGCTACGACGAGCCGGTGATGCCGTGGTCGCGGCTGTGGCCGCTGATCCGCGCGGGGTGA
- a CDS encoding 2-oxoacid:ferredoxin oxidoreductase subunit beta gives MTTTDLGLPEVGGLHGVPTTDEKQTAKDYKSDQEVRWCPGCGDYIVLNAVQSFLPTLGLKRENIVFVSGIGCSSRFPYYMNTYGMHSIHGRAPAIATGLATTRPDLSVWVVTGDGDALSIGGNHLIHALRRNVNLKILLFNNRIYGLTKGQYSPTSEVGKVTKSTPVGSVDTPFNPVSLALGAEASFVARTLDSDRKHVTETLQAAAEHRGSALVEIYQNCPIFNDGAFDVLKDSDEKQRRIIPLAHGEPIVFGPEDERRGVVRDSSGELKVAKLDEVDSSEIVVHDAEREDSSLAYALSRLGGQHLDPTVTGVFRSIPRPTYDDQAREQTATATETNPPDLQGLLTGHDTWTI, from the coding sequence GTGACGACCACGGACCTCGGACTGCCGGAAGTGGGCGGCCTGCACGGCGTGCCCACCACCGACGAGAAGCAGACCGCCAAGGACTACAAGTCCGACCAGGAAGTCCGCTGGTGCCCCGGTTGCGGCGACTACATCGTGCTCAACGCGGTGCAGAGCTTCCTGCCGACGCTGGGGCTCAAGCGGGAGAACATCGTGTTCGTCTCGGGCATCGGCTGCTCCAGCCGGTTCCCGTACTACATGAACACCTACGGGATGCACTCCATCCACGGCCGCGCCCCGGCTATCGCGACCGGGCTGGCCACCACCAGGCCGGACCTGAGCGTGTGGGTCGTGACCGGTGACGGCGACGCGCTGTCCATCGGCGGCAACCACCTGATCCATGCGCTGCGGCGCAACGTGAACCTGAAGATCCTGCTGTTCAACAACCGGATCTACGGGTTGACCAAGGGCCAGTACTCGCCGACGTCGGAGGTCGGCAAGGTCACCAAGTCGACGCCGGTGGGTTCGGTGGACACCCCGTTCAACCCGGTGTCGCTGGCGCTGGGCGCGGAGGCCAGTTTCGTGGCCCGCACGCTGGACTCGGATCGCAAGCACGTGACCGAGACCTTGCAGGCCGCGGCCGAGCACCGCGGCAGTGCGCTGGTGGAGATCTACCAGAACTGCCCGATCTTCAACGACGGCGCGTTCGACGTGCTCAAGGACTCCGACGAGAAGCAGCGCCGGATCATCCCGCTGGCGCACGGCGAGCCGATCGTGTTCGGGCCGGAGGACGAACGTCGCGGTGTGGTCCGGGATTCGTCCGGCGAGCTCAAGGTCGCAAAGCTCGACGAGGTCGACTCCTCGGAGATCGTCGTGCACGACGCCGAGCGCGAGGACAGCTCGCTGGCGTACGCGCTGTCCCGGCTCGGCGGCCAGCACCTGGATCCGACGGTGACCGGCGTGTTCCGCTCGATTCCGCGGCCCACCTACGACGACCAGGCCCGCGAGCAGACCGCCACGGCGACCGAGACGAACCCGCCGGACCTGCAGGGCCTGCTCACCGGACACGACACCTGGACGATCTGA
- a CDS encoding flavoprotein, translating into MHENGQPVLYAIAMGSPAARDVGRLVELAQADGWMVCVIASPDGERFLDTEALSAKTGYQVRTRYKQPEAPDALPPADGMIAAPITCNSLAKWAAGISDTLPLGMLVEAVGKQQPVVAMPFSNRAQIAFPAVQEAMRRLSDWGVAVLAGDDVYEQHEPGTGDAFVHRFPWHLAWDAFLRHQWSPER; encoded by the coding sequence GTGCACGAGAACGGTCAGCCGGTGCTGTACGCGATCGCGATGGGCTCACCGGCGGCGCGCGACGTGGGACGGCTGGTGGAACTGGCTCAGGCCGACGGGTGGATGGTGTGCGTGATCGCCTCACCGGACGGTGAGCGGTTCCTGGACACCGAGGCGCTGTCGGCCAAGACCGGCTACCAGGTGCGCACCCGGTACAAGCAACCCGAGGCACCGGACGCGCTGCCGCCGGCCGACGGCATGATCGCCGCCCCGATCACCTGCAACAGCCTGGCGAAGTGGGCGGCCGGGATCTCCGACACGCTGCCGCTGGGAATGCTGGTGGAGGCGGTCGGCAAGCAGCAGCCGGTGGTGGCGATGCCGTTCTCCAACCGCGCGCAGATCGCGTTCCCGGCGGTGCAGGAGGCGATGCGGCGGCTGTCGGATTGGGGCGTCGCGGTTTTGGCCGGGGACGATGTCTACGAACAGCACGAGCCGGGTACCGGCGATGCGTTCGTGCACCGCTTTCCGTGGCATTTGGCTTGGGACGCCTTTCTGCGGCATCAGTGGTCTCCCGAACGTTGA
- a CDS encoding helix-turn-helix domain-containing protein, with product MLHETPGETENPEQAETADEQSAESPARIGTRIAELRKIHGVTQRALSVRAAVSYSLLRKVERGERTASHSFVAAVARAMSINITDLTEEPPHGRGPGPAAEQCGVPALRQALVEGADPELDTDPRPVEDLRADVARIKEWDRRTRHAEAVQALPDVLRHLHHAARERPDDHQVHELLAATYSYAMIALYRLGHLDLCHLADERSRAAAARGRDAVRGSVAEWNHALVLLFDGSYTAGLRSLDRSLELLPAPETPATAAMRGAVHLRAAILAARTTDAELADEHLREARAMVADGQDEANHYGTKFGPTNVDIHSVAVPVELADGTTAVTRASAVRLPETTAPSRSGHYWIDLSRGWLLHGDRRRSLECLQHARRIAPQLTRYHPQVHETVQSLAASDARSTNSLSHFAAWCGIRR from the coding sequence ATGCTGCACGAAACACCGGGGGAAACCGAAAATCCCGAGCAGGCCGAGACCGCGGACGAACAATCCGCGGAAAGCCCCGCCCGGATCGGGACCCGCATCGCCGAACTGCGCAAGATCCACGGCGTGACGCAGCGCGCGTTATCGGTGCGCGCGGCCGTTTCCTACTCGCTGCTGCGCAAGGTCGAACGCGGTGAGCGCACCGCCAGCCACTCCTTCGTCGCCGCCGTGGCCCGCGCGATGTCGATCAACATCACCGATCTCACCGAAGAACCACCGCACGGCCGCGGCCCCGGACCCGCCGCCGAGCAGTGCGGTGTTCCCGCGCTGCGCCAGGCGCTGGTCGAAGGCGCGGACCCGGAGCTGGACACCGATCCGCGCCCCGTCGAGGACCTGCGCGCCGACGTGGCCCGGATCAAGGAGTGGGACCGCCGGACCCGGCACGCCGAGGCTGTGCAGGCGCTGCCGGACGTGCTGCGGCACCTGCACCACGCGGCCCGCGAGCGACCGGACGACCACCAGGTGCACGAGCTGCTGGCGGCTACCTACTCCTACGCGATGATCGCGCTCTACCGGCTGGGGCATCTGGACCTGTGCCACTTGGCGGATGAGCGCTCCCGCGCCGCGGCCGCCCGCGGCCGGGACGCGGTGCGCGGGTCGGTCGCGGAGTGGAACCACGCGCTGGTGCTGCTGTTCGACGGCTCCTACACCGCCGGGCTGCGTTCGCTGGACCGTTCGCTGGAACTGCTGCCCGCACCGGAGACACCCGCCACCGCCGCGATGCGCGGCGCCGTGCACCTGCGCGCGGCGATCCTGGCCGCCCGCACCACCGACGCCGAGCTCGCCGACGAGCACCTGCGGGAAGCGCGGGCGATGGTCGCCGACGGCCAGGACGAGGCCAACCACTACGGCACCAAGTTCGGCCCCACCAACGTCGACATCCACTCGGTGGCCGTGCCGGTCGAACTCGCCGACGGCACCACCGCGGTGACCAGGGCGAGCGCGGTGCGATTACCGGAGACGACGGCACCCAGCCGCAGCGGGCACTACTGGATCGACCTCTCCCGCGGCTGGCTGCTGCACGGCGACCGGCGGCGTTCGCTGGAGTGCCTGCAACACGCGCGGCGGATCGCCCCGCAGCTGACCCGCTACCACCCGCAGGTGCACGAGACGGTGCAGTCGCTGGCGGCCAGCGACGCCCGGTCCACCAACAGCCTTTCGCACTTCGCCGCCTGGTGCGGCATCCGCCGCTGA
- a CDS encoding polysaccharide deacetylase family protein has product MTQTAESGVRSQLPRPFPYVLMYHSVTPYTEDPYLVTVSPERFERQLRWLRSRGCTGVSMRDLLAARRAGGGRGLVGLTFDDGYTDFAETVCPLLRRFGWTATVFVLSGRLGGENTWDPEGPRKPLMSAAQVAEVAAGGMEIGSHGALHRRLPGLDAVELAGETAHSRMQLQKISGQDVTGFCYPYGELDEQAVRAVRNAGYGYGCAIWRSALSGPHALPRTYIGDRDGSLRLDAKRARHRLSDRREAPRFLRFR; this is encoded by the coding sequence ATGACCCAGACGGCGGAAAGTGGCGTTCGGTCGCAGTTGCCGCGGCCGTTCCCGTACGTGCTGATGTACCACTCGGTGACCCCGTACACCGAGGATCCGTACCTGGTCACGGTCTCTCCGGAACGGTTCGAGCGGCAATTGCGCTGGCTGCGTTCGCGCGGGTGCACGGGGGTTTCGATGCGGGACCTGCTCGCCGCGCGGCGCGCCGGTGGTGGGCGCGGGCTGGTCGGGCTGACCTTCGACGACGGCTACACCGATTTCGCCGAGACGGTGTGCCCGCTGCTGCGCCGCTTCGGCTGGACCGCGACGGTGTTCGTGCTCAGCGGGCGCCTCGGCGGGGAGAACACCTGGGACCCGGAGGGGCCGCGGAAACCGCTGATGAGCGCCGCGCAGGTCGCCGAAGTGGCCGCCGGCGGCATGGAGATCGGCTCGCACGGCGCGCTGCACCGCAGGCTCCCGGGACTGGACGCGGTGGAGCTGGCGGGCGAGACCGCGCACAGCCGGATGCAGCTGCAGAAGATCTCCGGACAGGACGTCACCGGGTTCTGCTACCCGTACGGCGAGCTGGACGAGCAGGCGGTGCGCGCGGTGCGCAACGCGGGTTACGGCTACGGCTGCGCGATCTGGCGGTCCGCGCTTTCCGGGCCGCACGCCCTGCCGCGCACCTACATCGGCGACCGGGACGGATCGCTGCGGCTGGACGCGAAACGGGCTCGGCACCGGCTTTCCGACCGGCGCGAGGCACCGAGGTTCCTGCGTTTCCGGTAG
- a CDS encoding helix-turn-helix transcriptional regulator: MAKKPGPSVRRRQLGALLRQLRHDSGKTIKDAAEWLDIGQSAVSKIEKAKQTIKSQTVRALCQLYDVDTSTTETLLRLAREANERGWWAAYRDTLPEWARQIVGLEADAETVWSYQAEYVPGLLQTEDYLKAITRTSAPDIPEHDLTRKAQLRRKRQELLGGEHPPQLRFYLNEAVLRRPVGGPGVMRAQLEQLADCAGREHIDLRVVPFAVGAHPAMANSFVAMQFPEEDAPAFVYVEHYRGSVYQEDPGDVDHCMFMVRELDRLTVSPADSRTMLVEAAAVL; the protein is encoded by the coding sequence GTGGCCAAGAAGCCAGGTCCGAGTGTTCGCCGTCGCCAGCTCGGCGCGCTGCTTCGGCAATTGCGCCACGACTCCGGCAAGACGATCAAAGACGCTGCGGAATGGCTCGACATCGGGCAATCCGCGGTGAGCAAGATCGAGAAGGCGAAGCAGACGATCAAGTCGCAGACAGTGCGTGCGCTGTGTCAGCTCTACGACGTGGACACCAGCACGACCGAGACGCTGCTACGCCTGGCGCGGGAAGCGAACGAGCGTGGTTGGTGGGCCGCCTATCGCGACACGCTTCCGGAATGGGCACGCCAGATCGTCGGCCTCGAAGCTGACGCGGAGACGGTTTGGAGCTATCAGGCCGAGTACGTACCTGGTCTGTTGCAGACCGAGGACTACCTGAAAGCCATCACGCGCACGTCCGCACCCGATATCCCCGAGCACGACTTGACCCGCAAAGCGCAGCTGCGGCGCAAGCGCCAGGAACTGCTGGGCGGCGAGCACCCTCCTCAGCTGCGCTTCTATCTCAATGAGGCGGTGCTCAGGCGCCCGGTAGGCGGCCCGGGAGTCATGCGCGCCCAGCTCGAGCAACTGGCCGATTGCGCCGGTCGCGAGCATATCGATCTGCGCGTGGTGCCCTTCGCGGTCGGAGCGCACCCGGCCATGGCGAACAGTTTCGTCGCCATGCAGTTCCCGGAAGAAGACGCTCCTGCGTTCGTGTACGTCGAGCACTACCGGGGAAGTGTCTACCAGGAGGACCCCGGCGACGTTGATCACTGTATGTTCATGGTGCGTGAGCTCGATCGGTTGACCGTGAGCCCAGCGGACTCGCGCACGATGCTGGTCGAAGCAGCCGCTGTTTTGTGA
- a CDS encoding 2-oxoacid:acceptor oxidoreductase subunit alpha, which produces MVTTNGHQPPERPGAGAATAAGSDAASATNSQQLNRVVIRFAGDSGDGMQLTGDRFTSEAAAFGNDLATLPNFPAEIRAPAGTLPGVSSFQLHFADYDILTPGDRPDVLVAMNPAALKANIRDLPRGGTLIVNTDEFTKRNLTKVGYEQNPLDSGELDPYVVHHVAMAELTRGAAEPAGVGRKDAERTKNMFALGLLSWMYSRPTEGTERFLREKFAKKPDVAEANVLAFRAGWNYGETTEAFAVTYEVAPATLPKGTYRQITGNVALAYGLVASAKRSGLPMFLGTYPITPASDVLHELAKHKNFGVTTFQAEDEIAGVGAALGASFGGALGVTTTSGPGLALKSETIGLAVTMELPLLICDIQRGGPSTGLPTKTEQADLLQALYGRNGESPVPVIAPKSPADCFDVALDAARIALRYRTPVLLLSDGAVANGSEPWLIPDVTKLPDLRVSFATEPNAPDGSGEFWPYVRDPETLAREWAVPGTPGTEHRIGGLEKADGAGNISYDPDNHDKMVRLRQAKIDGIEVPDIEVDDPSEQAGVLVLGWGSSYGPIGAACRRVRGQGMAVAQAHLSHLNPMPGNLGEVLRRYDKVVVPEMNMGQLAMLLRARYLVDVHSHTKIAGLPFQAEELQNVLTDVVQGVAA; this is translated from the coding sequence TTGGTGACGACGAACGGGCACCAGCCGCCGGAGCGTCCGGGGGCGGGTGCGGCCACGGCGGCAGGCTCCGATGCCGCCTCGGCCACGAACAGCCAGCAGCTCAACCGGGTGGTGATCCGCTTCGCCGGGGACTCCGGCGACGGCATGCAGCTCACCGGTGACCGCTTCACCTCGGAAGCGGCCGCGTTCGGCAACGACCTGGCCACGCTGCCGAACTTCCCGGCCGAGATCCGCGCTCCCGCGGGCACGCTGCCGGGGGTGTCCAGCTTCCAACTGCACTTCGCCGACTACGACATCCTCACGCCCGGGGACCGCCCCGACGTGCTGGTCGCGATGAACCCGGCCGCGCTCAAGGCCAACATCCGCGACCTGCCGCGCGGCGGCACCTTGATCGTGAACACCGACGAGTTCACCAAGCGCAACCTCACCAAGGTCGGCTACGAGCAGAACCCCCTCGACAGCGGGGAACTCGACCCGTACGTCGTGCACCACGTGGCGATGGCCGAGCTGACCCGCGGTGCCGCCGAACCCGCCGGGGTTGGCCGCAAGGACGCCGAACGCACCAAGAACATGTTCGCGCTCGGCCTGCTGTCCTGGATGTACAGCCGCCCGACCGAGGGCACCGAGCGGTTCCTGCGGGAGAAGTTCGCCAAGAAGCCCGACGTCGCCGAGGCGAACGTGCTCGCCTTCCGCGCGGGCTGGAACTACGGCGAGACCACCGAGGCGTTCGCCGTGACCTACGAGGTCGCCCCGGCGACGCTGCCGAAGGGCACCTACCGCCAGATCACCGGCAACGTCGCGCTCGCCTACGGGCTGGTCGCGTCGGCGAAGCGCAGCGGGCTGCCGATGTTCCTCGGCACCTACCCGATCACCCCGGCCTCCGACGTGCTGCACGAGCTGGCCAAGCACAAGAACTTCGGCGTGACCACGTTCCAGGCCGAGGACGAGATCGCGGGCGTCGGTGCGGCGCTGGGCGCCTCGTTCGGCGGTGCGCTGGGCGTGACCACCACGTCCGGGCCGGGCCTTGCGCTGAAGTCGGAGACGATCGGGCTGGCGGTGACCATGGAGCTGCCGCTGCTGATCTGCGACATCCAGCGCGGCGGCCCGTCCACCGGGCTGCCGACCAAGACCGAGCAGGCCGACCTGCTGCAGGCGCTCTACGGGCGCAACGGCGAGTCGCCGGTGCCGGTGATCGCGCCGAAGTCGCCTGCGGACTGCTTCGACGTGGCGCTGGACGCGGCGCGGATCGCGCTGCGCTACCGGACTCCGGTGCTGCTGCTCTCGGACGGCGCGGTGGCCAACGGCTCCGAGCCGTGGCTGATCCCGGACGTCACGAAGCTGCCGGACCTGCGGGTCAGCTTCGCGACCGAGCCGAACGCGCCGGACGGCTCCGGCGAGTTCTGGCCCTACGTGCGCGACCCGGAGACGCTGGCCCGCGAGTGGGCGGTGCCGGGCACGCCGGGCACCGAGCACCGCATCGGCGGGCTGGAGAAGGCCGACGGCGCGGGCAACATCTCCTACGACCCGGACAACCACGACAAGATGGTCCGGCTGCGCCAAGCCAAGATCGACGGCATCGAGGTGCCGGACATCGAGGTCGACGACCCCTCCGAGCAGGCTGGAGTGCTGGTGCTGGGCTGGGGCTCGTCCTACGGCCCGATCGGCGCGGCGTGCCGCCGGGTGCGCGGGCAGGGCATGGCGGTCGCGCAGGCCCACCTGAGCCACCTGAACCCGATGCCCGGGAATCTCGGCGAGGTGCTGCGGCGTTACGACAAGGTCGTGGTGCCGGAGATGAACATGGGACAGCTCGCGATGCTGCTGCGCGCCCGCTACCTGGTGGACGTGCACAGCCACACCAAGATCGCGGGCCTGCCGTTCCAAGCGGAAGAACTCCAGAACGTGCTCACCGATGTGGTGCAGGGGGTTGCGGCGTGA
- a CDS encoding nucleotide sugar dehydrogenase: protein MTQQQLALAINGRERHLSDRLVAYREPAGVPVSEAPPVRQETVVVLGLGYVGLPTACGLAARRSSVVGVDVSKARLRAIADGDVDLPEPERELVRDALADGSLRLVEDPSVLGEADAIVVCVPTPVDGDRVPDLSALRGACATAVAHARAGQTIILTSTTFVGTTRDLLVEPLRRRGLTVGKEVHVAFSPERIDPGNHDHVQRETPRIVGGVTPECAARAARVIGDLTDSVYLVGSPEAAELTKLYENIFRAVNLALANEVADVCRAMALDPIEVTIAAGTKPYGFLGSFPGPGVGGHCIPCDPHYLLWQLREQGLGAPVIEQAMHSIEQRPEKVVHRAGQLLAESGREVAGARVLLAGVSYKAGVRDLRESPSLPIITELHRMGADVRYHDPLIDEVELPDGSRLRSEPAPRGQDWDLVVVHTVHPGFDYGWAGDCPRVLDATYQFDLAPHRQVV, encoded by the coding sequence GTGACCCAGCAGCAACTGGCCCTGGCGATCAACGGCCGGGAACGCCACCTGTCGGATCGGCTGGTCGCCTACCGCGAACCGGCGGGCGTCCCGGTCAGCGAAGCGCCGCCGGTGCGGCAGGAAACCGTGGTCGTGCTCGGGCTGGGCTACGTCGGCCTGCCCACCGCGTGCGGGCTGGCCGCGCGCCGCTCCAGCGTCGTCGGGGTCGACGTGAGCAAAGCGCGGCTGCGGGCCATCGCCGACGGCGACGTGGATCTGCCGGAACCGGAACGGGAGCTGGTCCGCGACGCGCTCGCCGACGGCTCGCTGCGGCTGGTCGAAGATCCCTCGGTGCTGGGCGAGGCGGACGCGATCGTGGTGTGCGTGCCGACGCCGGTGGACGGCGACCGGGTACCGGACCTCTCCGCGCTGCGCGGCGCCTGCGCGACGGCGGTGGCGCACGCCCGGGCCGGCCAGACGATCATCCTCACCTCCACCACGTTCGTCGGCACCACGCGGGACCTGCTGGTGGAGCCACTGCGGCGGCGCGGGCTGACGGTGGGCAAGGAAGTCCACGTCGCGTTCAGCCCGGAACGCATCGACCCCGGCAACCACGACCACGTGCAGCGCGAAACCCCGCGCATCGTCGGCGGAGTCACGCCGGAGTGCGCGGCACGGGCGGCGCGGGTGATCGGTGACCTGACCGACTCGGTGTACCTGGTCGGCTCGCCGGAAGCCGCGGAGCTGACCAAGCTCTACGAGAACATCTTCCGCGCGGTGAACCTGGCGCTGGCCAACGAGGTCGCCGACGTCTGCCGCGCGATGGCGCTGGACCCCATCGAGGTGACCATCGCCGCGGGCACCAAGCCCTACGGCTTCCTCGGCAGCTTCCCCGGACCCGGTGTCGGCGGGCACTGCATCCCGTGCGACCCGCACTACCTGCTGTGGCAGCTGCGCGAGCAGGGGCTGGGCGCGCCGGTGATCGAGCAGGCGATGCACTCCATCGAGCAGCGTCCCGAGAAGGTGGTGCACCGGGCCGGCCAGCTGCTCGCCGAGTCCGGCCGCGAAGTCGCGGGCGCGCGGGTCCTGCTGGCCGGGGTGAGCTACAAGGCAGGCGTCCGGGACCTGCGCGAATCCCCGTCGCTGCCGATCATCACCGAGCTGCACCGGATGGGCGCGGACGTGCGCTACCACGACCCGCTGATCGACGAGGTCGAGCTGCCCGACGGTTCCCGGCTGCGCAGCGAACCCGCCCCGCGCGGCCAGGACTGGGACCTGGTGGTGGTGCACACCGTGCATCCGGGATTCGACTACGGCTGGGCGGGGGACTGCCCGCGGGTGCTGGACGCGACGTACCAGTTCGACCTGGCCCCGCACCGGCAGGTCGTGTGA
- a CDS encoding DUF397 domain-containing protein — protein sequence MPESDLSYVAWRKAARSNPNGECVEVGFAVEADVVGVRDSKDRGSGMLAVPGSAWSAFLASVRSGALAG from the coding sequence ATGCCGGAGTCGGATCTGTCCTACGTCGCGTGGCGCAAGGCGGCCCGCAGCAACCCCAATGGCGAGTGCGTCGAAGTCGGTTTCGCGGTGGAGGCCGATGTGGTCGGGGTGCGGGACTCGAAGGATCGCGGCAGCGGGATGCTCGCCGTGCCCGGTTCCGCGTGGTCGGCCTTCTTGGCGTCGGTGCGGTCGGGCGCGCTGGCCGGTTGA
- a CDS encoding phosphatase PAP2 family protein, with the protein MTPATQPEPRTDTEQAGVRDLVAAYPWLPVVLGLLVSALGVWCFSGLAEQVHQGGPLLRLDEHLLRVSLGLRSAPLIAALSVLTWLGDVLVVLPVSLLVGVLIGLTRRTWAPLVLLAVSSAGMGLAVNLIKIMIARPRPLVVNALVVEDGFGFPSGHSAQSAALYLLLGAFALRLLRARWARAWVFTGAVLAIVLTGFSRVLLGVHSPTDVLAGWILGASWSTLLLSLWLFAEQLPRLINTLVARKSAPASGPPQASE; encoded by the coding sequence GTGACCCCGGCAACGCAGCCCGAGCCTCGAACGGACACCGAGCAGGCCGGAGTGCGGGACCTGGTCGCGGCTTACCCCTGGCTGCCGGTGGTGCTGGGGCTGCTAGTCAGCGCGCTGGGCGTGTGGTGCTTCAGCGGGTTGGCCGAGCAGGTGCACCAGGGCGGGCCGCTGCTGCGGCTGGACGAGCACCTGCTGCGCGTCTCGCTCGGACTGCGGTCGGCGCCGCTGATCGCCGCCCTGTCGGTGCTGACCTGGCTCGGAGATGTGCTGGTGGTGCTGCCGGTGAGCCTGCTCGTGGGTGTGCTGATCGGGCTGACCAGGCGTACTTGGGCGCCGCTGGTGCTGCTGGCGGTGTCTTCGGCCGGAATGGGCCTCGCGGTGAACCTGATCAAGATCATGATCGCGCGGCCGCGGCCGCTGGTGGTGAACGCGCTGGTCGTCGAGGACGGTTTCGGCTTCCCGTCCGGGCATTCCGCGCAGTCGGCCGCGCTCTACCTGCTGCTCGGCGCTTTCGCCCTGCGGCTGCTGCGCGCCCGGTGGGCGCGGGCGTGGGTATTCACCGGCGCGGTGCTGGCGATCGTGCTCACCGGCTTCAGCCGCGTGCTGCTCGGGGTGCACTCACCCACCGACGTGCTGGCGGGCTGGATCCTCGGCGCCTCTTGGTCAACCCTGCTGCTGAGCCTCTGGCTGTTCGCCGAACAACTCCCCCGCCTGATCAACACCCTCGTCGCCCGCAAATCCGCACCGGCTTCCGGTCCCCCGCAGGCTTCTGAGTGA